TCATGTAAGACAACATGACAAAAAATTTGTGCTGCGATTAACCTCTAAATGTGGGTTAACTTCTTACAGCAGCGATAGGAAATGAGTACAACACCATAATCCCAAGGCAGATGCCCCATGTATGGCTACAGATACCTCCAGCGGTTCTGGTGCTTACCTAACCAATGAGCCCAGGTGTCAGCAGCCAATCAGTAACGTTTGGAGACTTCACTTTGCTAATACAGGACAGAGGCAGTTCATGGCCCTCTGGTTTTAAGAAACTGCCCTATTTCTACTCCCCTGAATCCAATCTCCCAGAACCTAGATCTGTGCTTGGTTCCCTGCTTGGCAGTAAAACTTTTCCAGTTGGAGCTCAATCTCTGGTCTCATATTTCCCACTAGTTTTTCCTTTAACACCCttgaataaaataacaaataataaaaccaaacccaaacacaAATAACAACATGAATGTTCCCTGAACCCATGTCTCCTGCTATCTACCACAtaactttctttcattttacagcTGAGCAGTATCAGTCATTGTTCATTATTTCACCTGCCTTCCCTCTCCGTTCCCATTCATTCTCAATCCACTGCCATCTAGATTCTGTCTCCAGCATTCCACCAGAAGAAGTCCAATCATGCTCATAATTCATCTAGTTGTTAATGACAACAAACAATTCTCAGTCTTCATTTAACTTGACACATCTACAACACTGGACACTCCTGGCTATGCCTCCCTTACCTGAACCTCTTTCATTCCATGACATCTATGGGAccactttttcctgtttttctatcTGTATTTCTGGCTACTCTCTCTTTTTGCAGGCATAACTTTGAACTTGGTGCTCCTCTGTTCCTTCTGTTTTCACTGTGCACACTCTAATCCAGTAAACAAATACTGAGTAGCATCCTACTACtctataaaatacatttcttctagaatgtttcatgtttttgttgttgattttatttatcattttcattcAAATGAGTGAGTTTGttcagttttagtttttatttttcttctattctccCCTCACCCAAAACACACATTTAGTGCCTGGTaggcttttcatttttatttacttttatttttttcatttttatttacttttatttaactgGACACATCTATAGCATTGGACATCCTGGCTATGGGCACCAGGCAATCACATTTTTTCTACGGTTTCAAAACACCAGAATGTGAGAAATCCCAAATGACTGTTTCTGGCACAGTTTCTTTCCTGAGCTGAAAACTCATATGCCAGACTCCCTACTGAAGAACTCCAGGGTTATGTCCCTCTGACCAGTCCAAACCTAACCcatcatctttctcttctagactCACTCTTTCTCTTGCTTACTGTATCCTGCCCACTGGCAAGTTGTAAACCCGGGAATCATCCTtgactctttattttattttattttattttattttatttatgtatttatttttgagacagagtctcactctgtcacccaggctggagctcagtggtgagatcttggctcactgcaagctccgcctcccgggttgatgttattctcctgcctcagcctcccgagtagctgggactacaggtgcccaccactacgcccggctaattttttgtattttttagtagagacggggtttcactgtgttagccaagatgatctcgatctcctgaccttgtgatccgcccgcctcggcctcccaaagtgctgggattacaggcgtgagctatcgcTCCTGGCCTCATCCTTGACTCTTACCTGCATCACGCAGCCCTGAACCCTGCATCCTTTTGGTCTTTAAATTGCATGTATcatatttcagaaaatagagaagCAAGGTTACTAAGAGTGGGGTGAGAATTAAAGGGAAGGTAAAATGATTGTTTGTATGTCACAcctttaatatatgtattaatttattcctatatatttttagtaCCTTTATCCTAACTGGCATATCATACTTACATTTTCAAGTCCTATATAAACCGTTGTGGAGGAAAAAGTTCTTTATAATTTCCTAGTTAATAGGTGTCATATATGGTCaaaattagctattttttttccccaggcctCAAATCCTTTTTATGGAGCTTCATTCCTTAATCTCACTTCCTAATCCCCTAAATTACTGTTAGTATTACGAGGACAAAGCTGTATGCCAGGAAAGGCTGTTACTATCAGAACTGCCTGGACCTCAGCTTCTATACCCTCTTGTCTGGAAATTTCACATTTACCTCCACATGGGGTATTCTTTGCCTCGTCATCGAGCTGCTATTACAAAGAGATAAtttaatatctgaaatgaaatagGCAGAGTTATTCCATGGGCATATGACTGGGGCAGCAGTGCAGAGACCTACTATTAGGGTTTCATGCCCATAGTTGTTGTCTCAAATTTCTGTCTTTGAAGTGTGTGTGTTGTTAAGTGAAGGGACAACGGAGCGTGTGCTGGGTGCTTTGAACCTCAGACCACCAGTAGTCTTGCATTACACCTGTCCCTTCTTCCCTGGGAGGGGTATTCAGCCTCATGTTCCCCTGCCCCATGGCACCTTGGGCTCTATCCAGTCTCCTCCTACCTTCTCTGACCAGGGACCACTGCCATCCTCTTTTCACCCCTGCAGAGGACAGGATGCATCACAGGGAGAGTTGCAATCAGGCACATCCTCCACAGTCTCAGGGCTAGGCATAGACTGTTGTCCCCATCTCTGACTGGCAGGGTCATAGCACGTTTGATGAGCTCCTCAACAGGGCCAAGCCCCTCATTACCTCCAATCCAGGTATCAAGTGCTTTCTAGTGTGCAGGTTGTGATCCCTTGGGGGTCATCGGTCTGCCTTTGGTTGAGGTAGCAGGCCTGTGAGAAGGGCAGATACCTGGCTCAACTTCTCACTCCCATCCTGACTATGGCATATTGGCTCAGCAGCTGGTAGGAGGGGGAATCTGGCAGTGGGTGGGCCATGTGCAAGCTGAGTTGCAAGGCAGGGTATGCAGACACCTGTGAGAGTCCTCACTTGCCCTGCAAATACCTCTTTGTCCAAGGACATTACATAGCAGATATCGAACACTATGACAGGCCAAGAAAGAAAGACCACAAAAGAAAGGCAAAAGCTTTCTATTTCAGTACCTTTAATGACATTTTTGTCCATATTTTTGAACAAGCGtctctgcattttattttgtgcTGGATGCTGCAAATGATATAGACAGTCTTGTAAATAAGGAATAGATAATATTATTGTCAAATGCTGGGTTAGGCTATTTCAGGACAGCTGAATTTAAAGAAATCTCACGGTTATGAAAATCATAAGTGTTTCTACCAAGTCGCAGAGCACAGAGAAACAGTTCTCCTATGGTAGGAGaacttattaattataattatcaaAAGTGGGATTCATTTCATGATTCACATCTTACACTGTGGGGATTCCTTGTGAAGAATTTATAATGGGTACGATGGATTGGCTGGTTTCCTAAAATGTCCTAGGAGATGGAAGCTTATTAAAAGATGATTTCTCAAATATGTAATTATGTTATACATGATCGTCCTTTGAAAAGAAGAGATTCCCATGTGTGTAAAACCAGgtatttaaattacatttcttcAATTACTTGGTTAATGTGATTACTGGTCTGATGAAAATTCACAGTAGATTTGCTTGAGGTTAGCTACGAGGTTTAGACATAGTGACAGAAATAATTATGAGATTAAAGACAgaattatgttttatgttttgaaatttaatttctcttgataattaaaattgaaaaagaatataATATGAAACAATATTTGTAAGTACTCACATatgcagtttgtttgtttttgttttaattttcagaattcaAAATTATAATTCCCTATCACAAGGAAGGACAGAAATAGCAAACAACAAACAGCAGAACCATGACCAACAATTTTTCCCAACCTGTTGTGCAGCTCTGCTATGGGGATGTGAATTGGATCTTGTATTAAAACTCCCTATTCTCCTGGGTCCTGGGTGATTCTGTATACGACGTTTAGTTTTGGGTCTTTGCTGGCTGTATTTGGAAATCTCTTAGTAATGACTTCTGTTCTTCATTTTAAGCAGCTGCAGTCTCCAACCAATTTTCTCATTGCCTCTCTGGCCTGTGCTGACTTCTTGGTAGGTGTGACTGTGATACCCTTCAGCACGGTCAGGACCGTAGAGAGCTGCTAGTATTTTGGAGCCAAATTTTGTACTCTTCACAGTTGCTGTGATGCGGCATTTTGTTACTCTTCTGTTCTCCACTTGTGCTTCATCTACATCAACAGATACATTGCCATTACTGACCACCTGGCCTATCCTACCAAGTTCACCATGTCTGTGTCCGGAATTTGTGTCAGCGTGTCCTGGATTCTGCCTCTCACATATAGCGGTGCTGTATTCTACACAGGTGCCAATGATGGTGGACTGGAGGAATTAGTAAGTGCTCTCAACTGTGTAGGTGGCTGTCAAATTGTTGTAAGTCAAGGCTAGGTGTTGATAGATTTTCTGTTATTCTTCATACCTATTCTTGTTATGATAATTATTTACAGTAAGATTTTTCTTATAGCTAAACAACAAGCTATAAAAATTGAAACTACTAGTAGCAAAGTAGAATCATCCTCAGAGAGTTACAAAATCAGAGTGGCCGAGAGAGGGGAAAGCAGCTAAAACCCTGGGGGTCATGGtaatagtatttattatttcatggTTACCGTATACAATTGATATATTAATTGATGCCTTTATGAGCTTCCTGACCCCTGCCTATACCTATGAAATTTGCTGTTAGGGTGCTTACTATAACTCGGTCATGAATCCTTTgatttatgctttattttatcCTTGGTTTAGGAAAgccataaaacttattttaagtgGGGATGTTTCAAAGGCTAGTTCATCAACCATTAGCTTATTTTCAGAATAAGTCTAAGCGCTaagttgagaaaattaaaaatattttcaaaattattaatttatgaggaaattaaatataataaataaataaaacttttcaaaattggagaaatatatcacttttcaaattaacCAGAAAAAAGATCACAGGAAGATTAAACTATTGTAAAGATATTTACTACATTAAACAATAAATGATAAAGTGGTTCACACATGTCACCTGTCTCTATGTTTTGTACACATCCTTGCCACATGCACTTGTTTTTTTCCGATTTATAGAATTCTGAATCGCATTTTTGGATGTGacattttgaatcttttttttaaaatgctcaacttactttcatttattttcaagtggccattcttttttttttttttttttttttttttgagatggagttttgctcttgttgcccaggtgggagtgcaggggtgtgatttcagttcactgcgacctctgcctcccgggttcaagtgattctcctgcctcagcctcccgagtagctgggattacaggcacgcaccactacacccggctcctttttgtattttttagtagagacagagtttcaccatgttggccaggctggtctcaaactcctgacttcaggtgatctgcctgcctccgcctcctaaagtgctggaattacaagtggcCATTCTTTAAATGTCTTTTGCAACACTGTATTAGTTGGCTAGGGCTGCATTGTTTAAGTGGTTTTTGCTACACTGTATTATTTGACTAGGAGTGCAATAAGAAAGTACCACAGActagatggcttaaacaacaaaagtttattttcccATGATTCTActggctggaagtccaaggtctaGGTGTCAGCAGGGTGAATTTCTTTTGAGGGCCTCTTTCCTTaacttgcagatggctgtcttcttttAGTGTCTTCACCTGGTCTTTCTCTATTTGTGTGTGTCCTAAACTCCTCTTCTCATAAAGATAAGCAATCGTATTGGATTATGGCTCACTCTAATCACTTCATTTTGACTTAATTATCTAGACGTGAGTACTAgaggttagaacttcaacatatgaatttggggtaaCAATTCAGCTCATAACAGACACAGTCAGACACAGTCCACGTGGGATGATACTACCAAAGGGTGTGTTTATTTGCTGCTCTTCTGTGACTATTCCTCCCGATTTCTTTAATGATTGTGCCTTCCAAGAGTTTGGGAGGCAGCAGGTAAGCCTCTCCTGCTTAATGGCTGGGCAGAATCTCAGCATGCTCACCCATAATATGGTGAAACCAATAATTCAGCCTTGGGATCCGGAAGTAACTATAGACATTACCCAGAAATGTTTCATGTGAAAAAATCTACCACAAAAAGTCTGGCACAAAGATTATTAGCAAATGGAAACTACAAGAATTACCAATCATCACTAGTAGCTGTCATTTCTATGTCAACTTTTATCTCCTGAAAATAATGTATAACTTGCTTCCACAACTTTTCTTAGTAGTTTTTCTCACactaaaaataatgtgtatttcacTACCTAGAATGTTGCAGAGTCAAAATTCTATGCTAATACTGTaaaaaaagtgtattaaaaaGAGTATAAACAATGTGTGCTATAACTTTACATTTTGCTCTCTGGGAGTTTACACGTTGGTTCAATAGAAGTCATTTTGGAATGCATATCTAGAGTATTCTATATAATGCTTTTGTTGTCACCATGTGATAACCTCTTTGGGCATAGATGGCTGAATTAGAGTTGGACAGGTGATTTTAGGAAAACTCTTCAATAGCCTTGGTTAAGTCCATCACATCATCACTCAAAAGAATAAGAACTGAAACACCAAATCCGTTAATACTGAACTTTAGAATGAAGGTTGCTGTATCTTGCCtaagttttatttctctgagtTTTAAGTGgtcattgtttcttttattaCTGTGACAAAATCATACTTGTCACCAAAACGTATTCAGCACATACTTAGAGATGAAACATTTGAACATTTCTTTTAGGCTCCAGCTAAAGACAAGATGGTCTAATATTTTCACATGGCTAGCTAACACAcctaaatgagagaaaaatcaatataGAAATTCAAAAATAGGAAGTTAAACTATTATTTGCAGGTAATAtgattgaaaataaatttgtctAAGTCTTCCTTATTACAGTTGAGAACGAGTCCCAGACATCAAAAACTCATATCCTGGTATAGAAATAGATTACAAATATACATTTATCtgtaattattttgtttgcttaaGATGCAAATGTACTCAGTGACcttgaattataaaatatatcacaaaagaaaattttcttattacatttatttaaaaaaattcctatgTGGGACATCTTCTTCCAGTAATGGTAGAATAGGTTATTTATTCCATTCTCCTAGTGAGAAGATCTAGGAAATCtggaaaaagtgttttaaaaatctttaaaatatcagaaagataTAAATGC
This genomic stretch from Chlorocebus sabaeus isolate Y175 chromosome 13, mChlSab1.0.hap1, whole genome shotgun sequence harbors:
- the TAAR8 gene encoding LOW QUALITY PROTEIN: trace amine-associated receptor 8 (The sequence of the model RefSeq protein was modified relative to this genomic sequence to represent the inferred CDS: inserted 2 bases in 1 codon; deleted 1 base in 1 codon; substituted 3 bases at 3 genomic stop codons): MTNNFSQPVVQLCYGDVNGSCIKTPYSPGSWVILYTTFSFGSLLAVFGNLLVMTSVLHFKQLQSPTNFLIASLACADFLVGVTVIPFSTVRTVESCXYFGAKFCTLHSCCDAAFCYSSVLHLCFIYINRYIAITDHLAYPTKFTMSVSGICVSVSWILPLTYSGAVFYTGANDGGLEELVSALNCVGGCQIVVSQGXVLIDFLLFFIPILVMIIIYSKIFLIAKQQAIKIETTSSKVESSSESYKIRVAXREGKAAKTLGVMVIVFIISWLPYTIDILIDAFMSFLTPAYTYEICCXGAYYNSVMNPLIYALFYPWFRKAIKLILSGDVSKASSSTISLFSE